A window of the Harpia harpyja isolate bHarHar1 chromosome 25, bHarHar1 primary haplotype, whole genome shotgun sequence genome harbors these coding sequences:
- the LOC128135852 gene encoding class I histocompatibility antigen, F10 alpha chain-like isoform X3, with translation MGPGRGLGPGPGPGPGPGPGLGLGLGLGLLLGVLVGAASAFHSLRYFDVAVSEPSPGVPQFVIVGYVDGNLIVRYDSETGKMVPRADWMADNLDQQYWDTQTQIGQSNQQNDRIDLNTLRDRYNQSRGAHTLQTMYGCDILEDGSTRGYQQYAYDGRDFIAFDLDTMTFTAADAAAQITKRKWEKDGTVAEQWKHYLKNTCIEWLRKYVSYGRAVLERKEPPMVRVSGKEAHGILTLYCRAYGFYPRPITISWLKDGEVRDQETEWGSIAPNSDGTYYTWASIEALPEEKDKYRCRVEHASLPEPGLFMWETESKLVTIILAVAVAILLVIAIMAGFAFWKYKSGRKKKGYDPASGLTV, from the exons atggggccgggccggggactgggaccgggaccgggaccgggaccgggaccgggaccgggactgggactgggactgggactggggctgctgctgggggtccTCGTCGGGGCGGCGAGCG CATTCCACTCCCTGCGCTACTTCGATGTTGCCGTGTCAGAGCCCAGCCCGGGGGTGCCCCAGTTTGTCATTGTGGGGTACGTGGACGGGAACCTCATTGTACGCTACGACAGTGAGACAGGGAAGATGGTGCCCCGGGCAGACTGGATGGCGGACAACCTGGACCAGCAGTACTGGGACACCCAGACCCAGATAGGACAGAGCAATCAGCAGAATGACCGCATTGACCTGAACACGCTGCGGGACCGCTACAACCAGAGCAGGG GGGCTCACACGCTGCAGACCATGTACGGCTGTGACATCCTGGAGGACGGCAGCACCAGGGGGTATCAGCAGTACGCCTACGACGGGAGGGATTTCATCGCCTTCGACTTGGACACGATGACATTCACCGCGGCAGACGCGGCGGCGCAAATCACCAAGAGAAAGTGGGAGAAGGACGGGACTGTCGCTGAGCAGTGGAAGCACTACCTGAAGAACACCTGCATCGAGTGGCTGAGGAAATACGTGAGCTACGGGCGGGCCGTGCTGGAGAGGAAAG agccccccatgGTCCGAGTGTCAGGGAAGGAGGCCCACGGGATCCTGACCTTGTACTGCCGCGCTTACGGCTTCTACCCGCGGCCCATCACCATCAGCTGGCTGAAGGACGGCGAGGTGAGGGACCAGGAGACCGAGTGGGGCAGCATCGCGCCCAACAGCGATGGCACCTACTACACCTGGGCCTCCATCGAGGCCCTTCCAGAGGAGAAGGACAAGTACCGGTGCCGCGTGGAGCACGCCAGCCTGCCCGAGCCCGGCCTCTTCATGTGGG AGACGGAGTCCAAGCTGGTCACCATCATCCTGGCGGTGGCTGTTGCCATCCTGCTTGTGATCGCCATCATGGCCGGATTCGCCTTCTGGAAGTACAAATCAG ggaggaagaagaagggttATGATCCGGCATCAG GGCTCACCGTCTAA
- the LOC128135852 gene encoding class I histocompatibility antigen, F10 alpha chain-like isoform X1: MGPGRGLGPGPGPGPGPGPGLGLGLGLGLLLGVLVGAASAFHSLRYFDVAVSEPSPGVPQFVIVGYVDGNLIVRYDSETGKMVPRADWMADNLDQQYWDTQTQIGQSNQQNDRIDLNTLRDRYNQSRGAHTLQTMYGCDILEDGSTRGYQQYAYDGRDFIAFDLDTMTFTAADAAAQITKRKWEKDGTVAEQWKHYLKNTCIEWLRKYVSYGRAVLERKEPPMVRVSGKEAHGILTLYCRAYGFYPRPITISWLKDGEVRDQETEWGSIAPNSDGTYYTWASIEALPEEKDKYRCRVEHASLPEPGLFMWETESKLVTIILAVAVAILLVIAIMAGFAFWKYKSGRKKKGYDPASGTDGGIGSSATGLTV, from the exons atggggccgggccggggactgggaccgggaccgggaccgggaccgggaccgggaccgggactgggactgggactgggactggggctgctgctgggggtccTCGTCGGGGCGGCGAGCG CATTCCACTCCCTGCGCTACTTCGATGTTGCCGTGTCAGAGCCCAGCCCGGGGGTGCCCCAGTTTGTCATTGTGGGGTACGTGGACGGGAACCTCATTGTACGCTACGACAGTGAGACAGGGAAGATGGTGCCCCGGGCAGACTGGATGGCGGACAACCTGGACCAGCAGTACTGGGACACCCAGACCCAGATAGGACAGAGCAATCAGCAGAATGACCGCATTGACCTGAACACGCTGCGGGACCGCTACAACCAGAGCAGGG GGGCTCACACGCTGCAGACCATGTACGGCTGTGACATCCTGGAGGACGGCAGCACCAGGGGGTATCAGCAGTACGCCTACGACGGGAGGGATTTCATCGCCTTCGACTTGGACACGATGACATTCACCGCGGCAGACGCGGCGGCGCAAATCACCAAGAGAAAGTGGGAGAAGGACGGGACTGTCGCTGAGCAGTGGAAGCACTACCTGAAGAACACCTGCATCGAGTGGCTGAGGAAATACGTGAGCTACGGGCGGGCCGTGCTGGAGAGGAAAG agccccccatgGTCCGAGTGTCAGGGAAGGAGGCCCACGGGATCCTGACCTTGTACTGCCGCGCTTACGGCTTCTACCCGCGGCCCATCACCATCAGCTGGCTGAAGGACGGCGAGGTGAGGGACCAGGAGACCGAGTGGGGCAGCATCGCGCCCAACAGCGATGGCACCTACTACACCTGGGCCTCCATCGAGGCCCTTCCAGAGGAGAAGGACAAGTACCGGTGCCGCGTGGAGCACGCCAGCCTGCCCGAGCCCGGCCTCTTCATGTGGG AGACGGAGTCCAAGCTGGTCACCATCATCCTGGCGGTGGCTGTTGCCATCCTGCTTGTGATCGCCATCATGGCCGGATTCGCCTTCTGGAAGTACAAATCAG ggaggaagaagaagggttATGATCCGGCATCAG GCACGGACGGCGGGATTGGCAGCTCAGCCACAG GGCTCACCGTCTAA
- the LOC128135852 gene encoding class I histocompatibility antigen, F10 alpha chain-like isoform X2: protein MGPGRGLGPGPGPGPGPGPGLGLGLGLGLLLGVLVGAASAFHSLRYFDVAVSEPSPGVPQFVIVGYVDGNLIVRYDSETGKMVPRADWMADNLDQQYWDTQTQIGQSNQQNDRIDLNTLRDRYNQSRGAHTLQTMYGCDILEDGSTRGYQQYAYDGRDFIAFDLDTMTFTAADAAAQITKRKWEKDGTVAEQWKHYLKNTCIEWLRKYVSYGRAVLERKEPPMVRVSGKEAHGILTLYCRAYGFYPRPITISWLKDGEVRDQETEWGSIAPNSDGTYYTWASIEALPEEKDKYRCRVEHASLPEPGLFMWETESKLVTIILAVAVAILLVIAIMAGFAFWKYKSGRKKKGYDPASGTDGGIGSSATGLTI, encoded by the exons atggggccgggccggggactgggaccgggaccgggaccgggaccgggaccgggaccgggactgggactgggactgggactggggctgctgctgggggtccTCGTCGGGGCGGCGAGCG CATTCCACTCCCTGCGCTACTTCGATGTTGCCGTGTCAGAGCCCAGCCCGGGGGTGCCCCAGTTTGTCATTGTGGGGTACGTGGACGGGAACCTCATTGTACGCTACGACAGTGAGACAGGGAAGATGGTGCCCCGGGCAGACTGGATGGCGGACAACCTGGACCAGCAGTACTGGGACACCCAGACCCAGATAGGACAGAGCAATCAGCAGAATGACCGCATTGACCTGAACACGCTGCGGGACCGCTACAACCAGAGCAGGG GGGCTCACACGCTGCAGACCATGTACGGCTGTGACATCCTGGAGGACGGCAGCACCAGGGGGTATCAGCAGTACGCCTACGACGGGAGGGATTTCATCGCCTTCGACTTGGACACGATGACATTCACCGCGGCAGACGCGGCGGCGCAAATCACCAAGAGAAAGTGGGAGAAGGACGGGACTGTCGCTGAGCAGTGGAAGCACTACCTGAAGAACACCTGCATCGAGTGGCTGAGGAAATACGTGAGCTACGGGCGGGCCGTGCTGGAGAGGAAAG agccccccatgGTCCGAGTGTCAGGGAAGGAGGCCCACGGGATCCTGACCTTGTACTGCCGCGCTTACGGCTTCTACCCGCGGCCCATCACCATCAGCTGGCTGAAGGACGGCGAGGTGAGGGACCAGGAGACCGAGTGGGGCAGCATCGCGCCCAACAGCGATGGCACCTACTACACCTGGGCCTCCATCGAGGCCCTTCCAGAGGAGAAGGACAAGTACCGGTGCCGCGTGGAGCACGCCAGCCTGCCCGAGCCCGGCCTCTTCATGTGGG AGACGGAGTCCAAGCTGGTCACCATCATCCTGGCGGTGGCTGTTGCCATCCTGCTTGTGATCGCCATCATGGCCGGATTCGCCTTCTGGAAGTACAAATCAG ggaggaagaagaagggttATGATCCGGCATCAG GCACGGACGGCGGGATTGGCAGCTCAGCCACAG